One Setaria viridis chromosome 5, Setaria_viridis_v4.0, whole genome shotgun sequence genomic region harbors:
- the LOC117854898 gene encoding uncharacterized protein isoform X2 translates to MGKKGKEAARERREQRRREVTLLRALPYEPHQRWWDHLEPRAVAVVTGANRGMGFEAARQLALHGLHVVLTSRDAAKGQDAAGRIMAEAPGEASVSVEWRQLDVAEAASVEAFAAWALETHGGIHVLVNNAGVNFNKGPDNSVEFAEQVIKTNYYGMKQMTDAMIPLMKPSPYGARIVNVSSRLGRVNGRRNRIGDAILRDQLLNDDYLSEQLIDEMITKFLEQVRQGTWSSNQWPQMYTDYSVSKLAVNAYTRLMSRRLSDRPEGQKIYINCFCPGWVKTAMTGFEGNISAEEGADTGVWLALLPCEQGNS, encoded by the exons atggggaagaaagggaaggaggcggcgcgggagcggcgcgagcagcgccgccgcgaggTCACCCTGCTCCGCGCCCTCCCCTACGAGCCCCACCAGCGATGGTGGGACCACCTGGAGCCGCGGGCTGTGGCGGTGGTCACGGGTGCCAACCGCGGGATGGGGTTCGAAGCCGCCCGCCAGCTCGCGCTCCACGGCCTCCACGTCGTGCTCACCTCCCGCGACGCCGCCAAAGGCCAGGACGCTGCCGGGAGGATCATGGCGGAGGCTCCCGGAGAGGCGTCCGTGAGCGTGGAGTGGCGGCAGCTCGACGTGGCGGAGGCCGCGTCAGTGGAGGCCTTCGCGGCCTGGGCGCTGGAGACCCACGGCGGCATCCATGTCCTT GTTAACAATGCAGGTGTAAACTTCAATAAAGGACCAGATAATTCTGTTGAGTTCGCTGAGCAAGTTATCAAGACAAATTATTATGGCATGAAACAGATGACTGATGCCATGATACCGTTAATGAAACCCTCTCCCTATGGTGCTCGGATAGTGAATGTCAGCTCAAGGCTTGGTAGAGTCAATGGCAGACGGAAT AGAATTGGTGATGCAATCCTCAGAGATCAGTTATTGAATGATGATTATCTATCAGAGCAGTTAATTGATGAGATGATAACGAAGTTTCTTGAGCAAGTAAGGCAAGGTACTTGGTCCTCCAATCAATGGCCTCAGATGTACACAGACTATTCAGTCTCGAAGCTTGCTGTTAATGCTTATACACGACTCATGTCAAGGAGGCTCTCAGATCGGCCTGAAGGCCAAAAGATCTACATTAACTGTTTCTGCCCAGGGTGGGTAAAAACGGCCATGACTGGTTTTGAAGGGAATATTTCTGCTGAAGAAGGTGCTGATACAGGAGTATGGCTTGCCTTGTTACCCTGTGAACAAG GCAACTCATGA
- the LOC117858525 gene encoding uncharacterized protein produces MKAAAATLLMALVVAAAVTVVPSGAARPDDSATVGTFGHGHGHGGGRTWRDHHGGNRSPLAGLTECVTVCGSGVTKCMLDCYKPAISFDPLQLPVCLLKCTNDAMVCGSSCATNL; encoded by the coding sequence ATGAAGGCTGCCGCGGCGACGCTTCTGATGGCGCTGGTGGTCGCGGCGGCGGTCACCGTGGTCCCATCCGGCGCGGCCAGGCCCGACGACTCCGCGACGGTGGGCACCTTCGGCcatggccacggccacggcggcggccgcacctGGCGCGATCACCACGGCGGCAACCGTTCCCCGCTGGCGGGGCTGACGGAGTGCGTCACCGTCTGCGGGTCCGGGGTGACCAAGTGCATGCTCGACTGCTACAAGCCGGCCATCAGCTTCGACCCCCTGCAGCTGCCCGTCTGCCTCCTCAAGTGCACCAACGACGCCATGGTCTGCGGCTCCAGCTGCGCCACCAATCTCTAG
- the LOC117855589 gene encoding uncharacterized protein, translating to MEVHSVPAVGKRMWSYLHALFFMVRKGLLSNKRKLLLGMHLLMKRRNRAVSRTVAALLSHHNGHGHGHGSGSNALRRREYEFSCSNSPDPASASRRHHLAYFPCLGAVAEDDDRRYGGFPLADADASPAPLARIEYYAAASPAPSSPGLLLRELAPGELEESCCASPALQLGGASGSGAFSVRVSNYSSDDEGAATGGSEAVDDEAEEFIRRFYEQLRRQNTVALLPYMQESAA from the coding sequence ATGGAGGTGCACTCGGTGCCGGCGGTGGGGAAGAGGATGTGGAGCTACCTGCACGCGCTGTTCTTCATGGTGCGCAAGGGCCTGCTCTCCAACAAGCGCAAGCTCCTCCTCGGCATGCACCTCCTCATGAAGCGCCGCAACAGGGCCGTATCCCGCACCGTCGCCGCACTCCTCTCCCACCACAACGgccacgggcacgggcacggcagcggcagcaacgcgctgcgccgccgcgagTACGAGTTCTCCTGCAGCAACAGCCCGGACCCGGCCTCCGCCAGCAGGCGCCACCACCTCGCCTACTTCCCCTgcctcggcgccgtcgccgaggacgACGATCGTCGCTACGGCGGCTTCCCCCTCGCTGACGCCGACGCATCGCCCGCGCCACTCGCCAGGATCGAGTACTACGCGGCCGCATCGCcagcgccgtcgtcgccggggcTCCTGCTGCGGGAGCTCGCGCCGGGGGAGCTGGAGGAGTCATGCTGCGCGTCGCCCGCGCTGCAGCTgggcggcgccagcggcagcGGGGCATTCTCGGTGCGGGTGTCCAACTACTCGTCCGATGACGAAGGTGCTGCCACCGGCGGGAGCGAGGCCGtggacgacgaggcggaggagttCATCCGCCGCTTCTACGAGCAGCTCCGCCGCCAGAACACCGTCGCGCTGCTCCCCTACATGCAGGAGTCCGCCGCCTGA
- the LOC117858731 gene encoding potassium transporter 5, translating to MAEPQHTSSNGAAHSDADSEYASEKMPPKRLQRFDSLHMEAGKIPGGSTHAAKVGWATTLHLAFQSIGVVYGDMGTSPLYVFSSTFTNGINNTDDLLGVMSLIIYTVILLPLIKYCFIVLRANDNGDGGTFALYSLISRYARISLIPNQQAEDAMVSRYKLESPTNRIKRAHWIKNKMENSPKFKVMLFLVTVLATSMVIGDGVLTPCISVLSAVGGIKQKATTLTQGQIAGVTIAILIVLFLVQRFGTDKVGYTFAPIILTWFILIAGIGVYNLSKHDTSVLKAFNPKYIVDYFKRNGKQGWISLGGVILCITGTEAMFADLGHFNVRAVQIGFSVVLFPSVLLAYIGQAAYLRIHPENVANTFYKSIPGPLYWPTFVVAVAAAIIASQAMISGAFAIIAQSQVLGCFPRVRVTHTSTKYEGQVYIPEINYALMILCVAVTAIFQTTEKIGNAYGIAVVFVMFITTLLVTLVMVMIWKTSLLWIALFPVIFGGAELIYLSSAFYKFTQGGYLPLVFAVILMFIMATWHYVHVHRYNYELQNKVSSNYVAELASRRNLARLPGIGFLYSELVQGIPPILPHLVEKVPSIHAVLVIISIKYLPISKIETSERFLFRYVEPTDYRVFRCVVRYGYNDKVEDPREFEGLLIEHLKQFIHEESFYSQGGDHLTEESGDAIEPYAGVQEARLSKSFSDRIATFPPNGSIDEIQTIQREMEDGVVHMLGETNVVAEPNADFFKKIIVDYAYNFMRKNFRQPEKITCIPHNRLLRVGMTYEI from the exons ATGGCTGAACCTCAGCACACgagcagcaatggagctgctcACAGTGATGCGGACTCTGAATATGCATCAGAGAAAATGCCACCAAAGAGGTTACAGAGATTTGATTCACTGCATATGGAGGCTGGAAAGATTCCTGGTGGATCAACACATGCAGCCAAG GTTGGCTGGGCAACCACACTACATTTGGCATTCCAAAGCATAGGTGTGGTTTATGGCGACATGGGTACTTCTCCTCTCTATGTTTTCTCCAGCACCTTTACAAACGGGATTAACAACACAGATGACCTTCTTGGAGTCATGTCTCTAATTATCTACACTGTGATTCTCCTTCCCTTGATAAAATATTGTTTCATTGTCCTGCGAGCTAACGACAATGGTGATG GAGGAACATTTGCACTTTATTCATTGATATCACGGTATGCTAGGATTAGCTTGATACCTAATCAGCAGGCTGAAGATGCAATGGTCTCTCGGTATAAGTTGGAATCCCCCACAAATCGTATCAAGAGGGCTCATTGGATCAAGAACAAGATGGAAAACAGTCCAAAATTTAAGGTCATGCTTTTCCTAGTGACAGTCCTGGCAACATCCATGGTGATTGGTGATGGTGTTCTAACCCCATGTATCTCAG TGCTTAGTGCAGTTGGAGGGATCAAGCAAAAAGCAACAACATTGACTCAAG GACAGATTGCTGGCGTCACAATAGCCATTTTGATTGTCCTCTTTCTTGTTCAGCGGTTTGGCACAGACAAAGTTGGTTACACATTTGCCCCTATAATCTTGACATGGTTCATCTTGATTGCTGGTATTGGAGTTTATAATTTGAGCAAACATGATACCAGTGTTTTGAAAGCATTCAATCCAAAATATATTGTGGACTATTTCAAAAGAAATGGAAAGCAGGGATGGATTTCTCTTGGAGGGGTTATTTTATGCATTACAG GAACGGAGGCGATGTTTGCCGACCTTGGTCACTTCAATGTTAGAGCCGTTCAG ATTGGTTTTTCAGTAGTTCTGTTCCCTTCAGTACTGCTAGCATACATTGGACAAGCTGCATATCTTCGTATCCACCCAGAAAATGTTGCAAATACATTCTACAAATCAATTCCAG GTCCATTATATTGGCCAACATTTGTGGTGGCTGTAGCTGCTGCTATAATTGCAAGTCAAGCTATGATATCTGGTGCCTTTGCAATCATAGCTCAGTCCCAAGTTCTAGGTTGCTTTCCACGAGTTCGTGTGACCCACACGTCAACAAAGTATGAAGGACAAGTCTACATCCCAGAGATCAACTACGCGTTGATGATTTTATGTGTAGCTGTTACAGCTATTTTCCAAACAACAGAAAAGATCGGCAATGCATATG GTATTGCTGTTGTTTTTGTGATGTTTATAACAACGCTTCTAGTCACTTTAGTAATGGTTATGATATGGAAGACAAGTCTGTTATGGATCGCACTCTTTCCAGTAATATTTGGTGGAGCAGAGCTCATATACTTATCCTCGGCATTCTACAAGTTTACTCAAGGTGGCTACTTGCCGCTAGTTTTTGCAGTGATCTTAATGTTTATAATGGCCACATGGCACTATGTCCATGTTCATCGGTACAATTATGAGCTCCAAAACAAGGTGTCAAGTAACTATGTGGCAGAGTTGGCGTCAAGGCGAAATCTGGCTAGGTTGCCAGGAATAGGGTTTTTGTACTCTGAGCTTGTGCAAGGCATCCCACCCATACTTCCTCACTTGGTCGAAAAAGTACCTTCCATCCATGCAGTTCTTGTGATTATCTCAATAAAGTACTTACCTATCAGCAAAATAGAAACAAGTGAGCGGTTCCTATTCCGATATGTGGAGCCAACAGATTACAGGGTATTCCGATGTGTGGTGCGTTATGGATACAATGATAAAGTAGAAGATCCAAGAGAATTCGAGGGATTACTAATTGAACATTTGAAACAATTCATCCATGAAGAATCGTTCTACAGCCAAGGAGGAGATCATCTAACAGAAGAATCAGGAGACGCGATAGAGCCTTATGCTGGAGTTCAAGAGGCAAGATTGTCCAAAAGTTTTTCAGATAGAATTGCAACCTTCCCGCCAAATGGAAGCATTGATGAGATCCAAACAATACAGAGAGAGATGGAGGATGGTGTTGTCCATATGCTAGGAGAAACTAACGTGGTGGCAGAGCCAAATGCAGATTTCTTTAAGAAGATAATAGTTGACTACGCCTACAATTTCATGAGGAAGAACTTCAGGCAACCAGAGAAGATAACTTGTATCCCTCATAACAGACTGTTGCGGGTGGGAATGACATACGAGATCTAG
- the LOC117855761 gene encoding noroxomaritidine/norcraugsodine reductase, translating to MRYILVGQQRRSIYVSFRLRQKQVEIVCEQALNMAASGRSREERWSLAGKTALVTGGSKGIGRAIVEELAGFGVRVHTCARGDAELQECLRRWGADGRLARVTATACDIAARGDRERLVAAAREELSGRLDILVNNAGQAMFRAATETTAEDYARLMATNLESCFHLAQLAHPLLVAAAAASPGGEASSVVNVSSIGGLVSYPALSVYSTTKAAMNQLTRSLAVEWAQDNVRVNCVAPGGVRTDFAASSGLKLDPEVARKMGEAEMARVPMHRSGEPEEIASLVAFLCMPAASYITGQVICADGGRTIAA from the exons ATGCGATATATACTCGTCGGACAACAACGGCGATCCATATACGTATCCTTTCGCCTCAGACAAAAACAAGTCGAAATCGTGTGCGAGCAAGCTCTGAAcatggcggcgagcggccggagCAGGGAGGAGAGGTGGAGCCTCGCCGGCAAGACGGCGCTCGTCACCGGAGGAAGCAAGGGCATCGG GCGCGCGATCGTGGAGGAGCTCGCGGGGTTCGGGGTGCGTGTGCACACCTGCGCCCGCGGCGATGCCGAGCTGCAGGAGTGCTtgcgccggtggggcgccgacGGCCGCCTCGCGCGCGTCACGGCGACCGCCTGCGACAtcgcggcgcgcggcgaccGGGAGCGGCTCGTggccgcggcgcgggaggagctGAGCGGCCGGCTGGACATCCTCGTCAACAACGCCGGGCAGGCCATGTTCCGCGCCGCCACGGAGACGACGGCGGAGGACTACGCGCGCCTCATGGCCACCAACCTCGAGTCCTGCTTCCACCTCGCGCAGCTCGCGCATCCGCTCCTCgtagcggccgcggcggcgtcgccgggcggCGAAGCGAGCAGCGTCGTCAACGTGTCCTCCATCGGCGGGCTCGTCTCCTACCCGGCGCTGTCCGTGTACTCGACCACCAAGGCCGCCATGAACCAGCTCACCCGGAGCCTCGCCGTCGAGTGGGCGCAGGACAACGTTCGCGTCAACTGCGTCGCGCCGGGGGGCGTCCGCACCGACTTCGCCGCCAGCAGCGGACTGAAGCTGGACCCGGAGGTGGCGCGGAAGATGGGGGAGGCGGAGATGGCGCGGGTCCCCATGCACCGCAGCGGCGAGCCGGAGGAGATCGCATCGCTCGTCGCTTTCCTCTGCATGCCGGCAGCGTCCTACATCACCGGCCAGGTCATCTGCGCCGACGGTGGCCGCACCATAGCCGCCTAG
- the LOC117854898 gene encoding uncharacterized protein isoform X1 yields MGKKGKEAARERREQRRREVTLLRALPYEPHQRWWDHLEPRAVAVVTGANRGMGFEAARQLALHGLHVVLTSRDAAKGQDAAGRIMAEAPGEASVSVEWRQLDVAEAASVEAFAAWALETHGGIHVLVNNAGVNFNKGPDNSVEFAEQVIKTNYYGMKQMTDAMIPLMKPSPYGARIVNVSSRLGRVNGRRNRIGDAILRDQLLNDDYLSEQLIDEMITKFLEQVRQGTWSSNQWPQMYTDYSVSKLAVNAYTRLMSRRLSDRPEGQKIYINCFCPGWVKTAMTGFEGNISAEEGADTGVWLALLPCEQGTNGKFFAERREISF; encoded by the exons atggggaagaaagggaaggaggcggcgcgggagcggcgcgagcagcgccgccgcgaggTCACCCTGCTCCGCGCCCTCCCCTACGAGCCCCACCAGCGATGGTGGGACCACCTGGAGCCGCGGGCTGTGGCGGTGGTCACGGGTGCCAACCGCGGGATGGGGTTCGAAGCCGCCCGCCAGCTCGCGCTCCACGGCCTCCACGTCGTGCTCACCTCCCGCGACGCCGCCAAAGGCCAGGACGCTGCCGGGAGGATCATGGCGGAGGCTCCCGGAGAGGCGTCCGTGAGCGTGGAGTGGCGGCAGCTCGACGTGGCGGAGGCCGCGTCAGTGGAGGCCTTCGCGGCCTGGGCGCTGGAGACCCACGGCGGCATCCATGTCCTT GTTAACAATGCAGGTGTAAACTTCAATAAAGGACCAGATAATTCTGTTGAGTTCGCTGAGCAAGTTATCAAGACAAATTATTATGGCATGAAACAGATGACTGATGCCATGATACCGTTAATGAAACCCTCTCCCTATGGTGCTCGGATAGTGAATGTCAGCTCAAGGCTTGGTAGAGTCAATGGCAGACGGAAT AGAATTGGTGATGCAATCCTCAGAGATCAGTTATTGAATGATGATTATCTATCAGAGCAGTTAATTGATGAGATGATAACGAAGTTTCTTGAGCAAGTAAGGCAAGGTACTTGGTCCTCCAATCAATGGCCTCAGATGTACACAGACTATTCAGTCTCGAAGCTTGCTGTTAATGCTTATACACGACTCATGTCAAGGAGGCTCTCAGATCGGCCTGAAGGCCAAAAGATCTACATTAACTGTTTCTGCCCAGGGTGGGTAAAAACGGCCATGACTGGTTTTGAAGGGAATATTTCTGCTGAAGAAGGTGCTGATACAGGAGTATGGCTTGCCTTGTTACCCTGTGAACAAGGTACAAATGGGAAGTTCTTTGCTGAGAGACGTGAGATAAGCTTCTAA
- the LOC117858681 gene encoding uncharacterized protein — translation MPSRAMNRLFVESSSSSSGSGGCREAAPAAAVLCAPRPRRAQVHPCSADLILGPPPFLLSSKKSKEGGKTKSAEAEVDGDEDGGWALFGGSPPARADNPLVHDPHFLLNQRHPVDSSPLELGIFDHQSRSNYSHHRPTYISSSSSNSSSSSFAPSFAPTVRIQGFDVAACRSSHSNGGGRVLSARA, via the exons atgccttCCAGAGCGATGAACCGGCTGTTCGtcgagtcgtcgtcgtcgtcctccggcagcggcggatgCAGggaggccgcgccggccgcggcggtgctCTGCGCCCCGAGGCCGCGCAGGGCCCAGGTCCATCCTTGCAGCGCCGACCTCATCCTTGGCCCGCCGCCCTTCCTGCTCAGCAGCAAGAAG AGCAAGGAGGGAGGCAAGACCAAGtcagcggaggcggaggtggacggCGATGAGGACGGGGGCTGGGCGCTGTTCGgcgggtcgccgccggcgcgcgcggacAACCCGCTCGTGCACGACCCCCACTTCCTGCTCAACCAGCGCCACCCTGTGGACTCGTCGCCGTTGGAGCTCGGGATTTTTGACCACCAGAGCCGCAGCAACTACAGCCACCACCGCCCCACGTAtattagcagcagcagcagtaacagcagcagcagcagttttGCCCCGTCGTTCGCGCCGACCGTGAGGATCCAGGGGTTCGACGTCGCCGCGTGCCGGAGCTCCcacagcaacggcggcggccgcgtgctGTCCGCCCGCGCCTGA